In Deltaproteobacteria bacterium, a single genomic region encodes these proteins:
- a CDS encoding glucose 1-dehydrogenase gives MKRLEGKVSIVTGAARGIGKAIAELFAGEGSSVVLSDIDASGDQVAQDIRGRGGNTLFVRADVSKVDEVKHLINKTVETYGRIDVLVNNAGISGGLANGLQIEENDWQKILDINLTGPHLCTKYAGLEMVKNNSGSIINMSSILGIVGCPISTPYSATKGGVRTYTKAMAVVLAPQGVRVNSIHPGYIDTDLVAKILADIGDPGARAGAEALHPLGRFGRPEEVAYAALFLASDESSFVTGSELVVDGGFTAQ, from the coding sequence ATGAAACGACTGGAAGGGAAAGTGAGTATCGTAACGGGCGCCGCAAGAGGGATAGGCAAAGCCATCGCGGAACTGTTTGCCGGGGAAGGCTCCAGTGTTGTCCTGTCGGATATCGATGCATCGGGTGACCAGGTCGCCCAAGATATTCGGGGAAGAGGAGGCAACACGCTCTTCGTCCGGGCGGACGTGTCCAAAGTCGACGAGGTGAAGCACCTAATCAACAAAACAGTGGAAACCTACGGCAGGATAGACGTGTTGGTGAACAATGCCGGAATCAGCGGCGGATTGGCCAATGGCCTGCAAATCGAGGAGAACGACTGGCAGAAGATCCTGGATATCAACTTGACCGGTCCCCATCTGTGCACGAAATACGCAGGTCTCGAAATGGTCAAGAACAACAGCGGATCCATCATCAATATGTCCTCCATTCTCGGTATCGTCGGATGCCCGATTTCCACTCCCTACTCGGCAACCAAAGGAGGCGTACGAACGTACACCAAGGCCATGGCGGTTGTTCTGGCTCCTCAGGGCGTTCGCGTGAATTCCATCCATCCCGGCTATATAGACACCGACTTGGTCGCCAAGATTCTTGCGGACATTGGAGACCCAGGCGCCCGGGCAGGCGCGGAAGCCCTCCACCCACTCGGAAGGTTCGGCAGACCGGAGGAAGTCGCCTATGCCGCGCTGTTCCTTGCTTCAGACGAATCCTCATTTGTAACCGGAAGTGAACTCGTTGTTGACGGGGGATTTACAGCCCAATAA
- a CDS encoding thiolase family protein produces the protein MFTKTYVPYRGYFCTPFCRWQGSFQTENAIELGAMVTKKGLAERSIDPKQFDGLFLGYTIPQISCFFGGPWMAGMIGAETISGPILSQACATSATLVGQATMALEADMYGSIVGIATDRTSNGPHLVYPNPNGPGGMPIKEDWVMDNFNNDPWAKNSMIQTAENVAKEKGITREDCDVLVLKRYLQYLDALKDDRAFQKRYMMPVEIRKGKQTVIVDQDEGIIESTEEGLARLKPFLPGGAHTFAAQTHPADGNATIILAHRDKAKSMSADPAIEIQVLSYGYARAAKGYLAKAVPPAARMALEKAGIKVSELAAVKTHNPFAGNDVHMIREMNMDPEIVNNYGSSLIYGHPQAPTGLRLIIELIEELVLLGGGYGLFVGCSAGDTAASVTVKVG, from the coding sequence ATGTTCACTAAAACGTATGTTCCTTACAGAGGCTATTTTTGCACTCCTTTTTGCCGCTGGCAGGGAAGTTTCCAAACAGAGAACGCCATTGAGTTGGGAGCCATGGTCACCAAGAAGGGCCTGGCCGAGCGAAGCATCGATCCGAAACAGTTCGACGGTCTGTTTCTTGGCTACACGATACCCCAGATATCCTGCTTCTTCGGAGGACCCTGGATGGCGGGAATGATCGGCGCCGAAACCATCAGCGGTCCCATTCTGAGCCAGGCCTGCGCCACGTCGGCAACGTTGGTCGGCCAGGCGACCATGGCTCTCGAGGCAGACATGTATGGAAGCATCGTGGGCATTGCCACGGATCGGACTTCCAACGGACCCCATCTCGTATATCCGAACCCCAACGGACCGGGCGGCATGCCCATAAAAGAAGACTGGGTTATGGATAATTTCAATAACGACCCATGGGCCAAGAACTCCATGATCCAGACCGCGGAGAATGTGGCAAAAGAAAAGGGGATTACCCGCGAGGACTGCGACGTCCTGGTACTCAAACGGTACCTTCAGTACCTGGATGCGCTCAAAGACGATCGGGCTTTCCAGAAACGGTATATGATGCCGGTGGAAATCCGGAAAGGGAAACAAACCGTCATCGTGGATCAGGACGAAGGGATTATCGAGTCGACCGAAGAAGGGCTTGCCCGGCTGAAACCGTTTTTGCCGGGAGGCGCCCACACTTTTGCAGCACAAACGCATCCGGCGGATGGAAATGCGACCATTATCCTTGCCCACAGGGACAAGGCCAAGAGCATGAGCGCGGATCCGGCCATTGAAATTCAAGTGCTTTCGTATGGATACGCACGCGCCGCCAAAGGCTATCTGGCTAAAGCCGTTCCACCGGCGGCCCGGATGGCCTTGGAAAAGGCGGGCATCAAGGTGTCGGAGCTTGCGGCCGTAAAGACGCATAACCCGTTCGCCGGCAACGACGTTCACATGATACGTGAGATGAATATGGATCCTGAAATCGTGAACAATTACGGTTCTTCGTTGATATACGGCCATCCGCAGGCGCCCACCGGCCTGCGTCTGATCATCGAACTGATCGAAGAGCTCGTCCTCCTCGGAGGCGGCTATGGGCTCTTTGTCGGATGTTCGGCTGGAGACACCGCGGCGAGCGTCACGGTAAAGGTAGGTTAG